ACGGGACTCGTTGCCGTCACCGCAGTGCTCGCGTTCCTCACGGTCCTCTTCGGCCGTCACGCGGTCATGACCTACCTGCCTGCGCTCGACCTCGTCTACCTCCTCACGGCCGCCCTCCTGTTCGTCGTGATGATCGTCGGCGCAGTCACCGTTCGACGGCGCTCGGGGACGACTCGAGGAAAGCGCGCCCTCTCGTAATCGGCGTCGCTCGAGACACACTGCGATTGGACCGGTGATTGTTCTGCGCGTGCGTCGCTCGAGTCGCTCGTCGAGGAAATCAGCCCGTAGTCATGGTGTGAGCCGGCGCGAGTGGCGGTGCCGGCGACGGTGTGATCGCGTCAACTCGAGGACGACGACGTACCCGACCCCCGCCAGAGCGAGGGCGATCAGGACGTTCCCGAGCAGGAGGAGCTGGACGACGGTCACGGCGTAATCGAGGGCGGCGACGTCGAACAGTACCAGGGGGTCGGTTCCGAGGAGGACGGCCCCGAGTTTGACGCTCCCGGCGTAGACGAGCGGTTTGACGAGCGGGTTGAGGACGACGACCGAGGCGAACATGGCGGTCCTGCATAGCCAGGGGAACCAGTAGGCGAGCAGGAAGAACAGGCCGATTCCGAGTCCGCCCGTCGGCATCGCGGTGACGAAGATTCCGATGGCGAAGCTCGCGGCGACCTCGTGAGCGCTGTGGCTGCCGTCGAACGCTGCGGTGAGCTCACGCCGGACTCGCGATCGATACACCGACAGACGTTCACGGAGCATGGTCGCTCTTTCCCCGCTGAATTTCCCCCGATCGGCAAAAAGGTATCGTCACGTGTCACCGGTCGACTCGGTGTGTCACTCACGGCGCGAACTCGAGATCGGCGAGCCGAGCTTTCGAAGGCCATCACGACCCTGAGGCCGGACGGCAGTGACCGCTTCCGGGCCACGGACCGGTAGCCGTTCACGTTCTCACGCGTCGTTCCCGAGTTCGTACACCGTCTCCTCGTACGGCTCGCCGTCGATCACGGTCTCGCCGGTGTCGACGGGCTCGAATCCCACACTCCGATAGAACGCGTCGCCGGGTTCGTTCGCCGAGAGCACCATCGCCCTGACGCGCTCGGCCGCCCGGTCGGTCGCCTCGTCGATCGTTCGCTCGAGCAGTCCCGACCCAACGCCTTCGTGGCGATACGCGGGGTGAACGTAGACGCGCAAGATCGTCGCCTCGCCGCCGCTGACGACTGCGTGGGAGAATCCGACGACCTCGTCGTCGTCCTCGGCGACGAGCAGGGCCGACCCCGGCGTCTCGAGTTCGCGTTCGATCGCCTCCCGGCCGTACCACTCCTCGACGGCTTCGGCAGCGGCCGTCTCCCGGCTCAGAATGTCCGGGTAGTCCCGTTCCCAGGACGCCCGGGCGATTCGCTGGATCGCTTCGACGTCGTCGCGGCCGGCATCACGATACTCCATACCATGATACTGGCCCTCGTCCACAATCGTTCTTTCCCACGGGTCGGGCGCCCATCTCGGATCGATCCAAACCGGACAGGTCTTTGCACGCCCGTCCCAATAGCGCGTATGGGCTTTCACACGTTCCCCATCGACCGGGCCGACGCGCTTGAGGATCCGTCTCGCTACCGCTTCTGTTCGCGCGAGGAACTGATCGCGGCGCTCGAACTCGACGACGGGGCGGCCGTCGCCGACCTCGGGTCGGGGACGGGCTTCTACGCGGACGACGTGGCCCCGTTCGTGGAAACGCTGTACGCGGTCGACGTCCAGCCCGAAATGCACGACCTGTACCGGGAGAAAGAACTCCCGGACGCGGTCGAAACGGTGACGGCCGACGTCTCTGCGCTCCCGTTCGACGACGACCACCTCGACGGGGCGTACTCGGTGATGACCCACCACGAGTACGCGAGCGAGGCGGCGTTCGCGGAACTCGCCCGCGTGCTCCGATCCGGCGGCCGGCTCGTTACCGTCGATTGGTCGGCCGACGGCCCCGGCGACGACGGCCCCTCGGTGGACGAACGGTTCGGCCTCGAGGCCGTGACCGACCAGCTCGAAGAGGCCGGTTTTTCGATCGAGTTGGCTCACAACCGTCCCGAGACACTGTTCGTGGTCGCTCGACGGTAGTCGAAGCGGGCGACCACGGCAGCCTCGCCGCGAGCGTTTGCTCGCGAACCAGGAACCAGGTGTCGGCTGTCACCCGAAGTCGGGAAGGTCCTCGGGTGGCTCGTACGCCGCTTCCCAGTCGATGTACTCGTCTTTGAGCACCTCACAGACGAGCTGGCCGAACTCGGTGAGCTCGGCGTTGATCGCCGAGACGGTGCCCCAGGAGTCGAGGTCGGGGTGATAGGATCGCTCGCGCCAGTCCTCCGGGATTCCTGGCGCGTGGTAGCCGACGCGGTCGGCGAAGTCGTCCCAGAAGAAATCGAAGTCGGCGAACAGCTCGAGGTCGCAGACGATCGCGTACTCCGCCGCTTCGAGGTCGGTGTCGGCAACCCAGACGTCGAACGCTTCCTTCCAGGCGCCCTCCTCGAGGAACGCCTGGAGTTCTTCGCGGCGGTAATCGATCTCCTCCGTAACGTCGCCGCCCCCGATCGTTGCGTCCTCGTACTCGTTCGGGTCGACGGACGACAGTTCCGGCGGTTCGGGTGGTTCGACCTCGAGTGTCATGGTCGACCTAGGACCGGTTCGCGGATAAGAATTCGCACCCGGGCAGGCGTGAGGGACGATTCGCGTCAGTTTCGGTTCAGCGTGTCAGTTCGCGTCAGTTTCGGTTCGACGCGTCAGTTCGCCGCCACTCACCCCGGAGGAGCCCGTACTGGCACAGGTCGCGATACTCGCCGTCGACGAACCTGTACCGGCGGAGGCGTCCTTCCTCGGTGAAGCCGAGCGACTCGAGCAGACCCCGGGAGGCGTCGTTGTGATCGTAGACGCTCGCGCCGACGGCGGGCGTGTCGTAGACGCGGAAGACGTACTCGAGGACCAGCGAGACGGCTTCGTTGCCGTAGCCTTCCCTGTGGACGTCGGGAACGAGCCAGTAGACGAGTTCGGGACGCCGCCAGTCGGCGCCCGTGATCGCGACCGCGCCGATCGGCCGGACCTCGTCGCCGTCGGGGGTTCCCGGATTCGCGTCCTCGGGCTCGAGGCAGACGAGGAACTGGCGCTGGTCGTCGTCCTCGAAGCGGCGTTCGACCTCCTCGAGCGTCCGGTGGATGCCGTTGCCGAGCGGATACCGAATCTCGGGGTTCGCGAACGCTCGCTGGAGGAACGGAACGTCCTCGCGCTCGACCGTCCGAAGCGCGATCCGATCGCCGCGATCGATACGTGCACCTGGCATGCCAACTCCTTCCTGACATCGAACATGAATCTTTCGCGTCGCGGCAGGTCCGGAACGCGGTGCATTCGTCTCCGGCGATCGAACCCGACGAGCGGAACCCGAACGCTCAACCGGCAGCGACCCCTCCCCTCGAGCGATGACGACCTACGAGGCGGCGATCCTCGACGTCGACGGAACGATCGTTCGGGGCGAGCGGTTGCTCGAGGGCGCGACCCAGGGGCTTCGCTCGCTCGAGGACGCCGGGCTCTCGCGCCTGCTCTTCTCGAACAATCCGACTCGCGGCGCGGCCCACTACCGGGAACGCGTCGGGAACCACGGCATCGAGATCGGTCCCGAGAACGTGCTCACGTCGGCCACCGTCACGGCCGAGTACCTCGCGTCGACTCACGACGGCGACGCCGTCTACCTCGTCGGCGAGGATCGACTCGCCGCGATCGTACGGGAGGCTGGCCTCGAGGTGACGACCGACCCGACGGCGGCGGATCTCGTCGTCGGTTCGATCGACCGCGCGTTCACCTACGACAACCTCGGGGCGGCGCTCGAGGCGCTCGAGCGCGATGTCCCCTTCTACGGCACCGACCCGGACGTGACGATTCCGACCGACGACGGGACGATGCCCGGATCGGGCGCGGTGCTCGCCGCGATGGCAGCCGTTGCGGGGCGAGAGCCGGACGCCATCCTCGGCAAACCCTCGTCGATCGCCGCCGAGGCCGCGATGGCCCGACTCGAGGTCGACCCAGCCGATACCCTCGTCGTCGGCGACCGCCTCGACACCGACGTGGCACTCGGCCAGCGAGCAGGAATGACGACCGCGCTCGTCCTGACGGGGGTCACGACGCGAGCGGACCTCGAGCGGTCGGAGATCGAGCCAGCGTACGTACTCGAGTCGCTCGGAGAGGTTGACTCGATTCTCGACGGGGAGTAGGACGCGTTCGTTGCCCCATCCGGAAAGCGGACGGCGGACCCGTTCACCGACGACAGTCGGCGAATCCAACGGATCCAGACGGTGTTCCGGGGACGTACTTATCTGAGCGACCGGTGAAGGAACAGTCGATGAGGTCCGACGAGAACACGGTCCGCAAGGCGTACGATTCCTCGAGCGGTCGACCGTTGAGCGACGTCGTCCTCGAAGCGATCGCCGAGGTGAAAGGCGAGGAGATCACGAAAAAGACGTGCATTCTGTACGACGACGTCGATCCGACCGGGCTCGATCTCCTGTTTGCGGATTCAGGAAGCGGCAATACGGTCGTGACGTTCGGCTGTGTGGACTGTGAGGTGACGCTCGTCGCAGGCGACGATATCGAGGTCCGCGCTACCCTGCTCTCGGATGAGGAGCGGTGATCCGGGACGGCCCTACCCCGACCGTCGAGCGGGCCCGACCCGAACTCCCAACCCGACCCGACGTCGGCGACCGAGGGAAACCTATTCAACCGTCGGCTGAACAGTCACAGGTAGATGAACAAGCGGGGGCACGTTCTCAACGCGGTGTTACTCAGCGTCGGACTGGGGCTCCTCCTCGAGCCGTCGCTGGACCTGAAGACGCTCGAGACGATCGTGGCGATCACCATTCCGGTGACGCTGGGGGCGCTCTTTCCCGACGTCGACACGGACTTCGGCCGCCACCGGAAGACGCTCCACAACCTGCCGGTGCTCGTGGCGTTTCTCGCGTTTCCGTACTACTTCGAGAACCTCCAGTACGTCTGGATCGGCGTCCTCACACACTTCGTGCTCGACGTGGCGGGAAGTCGGCGCGGCATCGCGCTGTTCTATCCGCTCTCGCCGACCGAGTACAACCTGCCGTTCGGGGTCCCCGTCAGCAGTAGCAAAGCGGACCTCGTTACCGTGCTCGTCACTGCTGGCGAGATCCTCATTGCGGCGGCGATCATCTACGAAGTGCCACAGTGGGGCTTCGAGATGAGTCGGCAGGCGATCGGTATCTAGCCAAGGTAGCGCCCCGACACATCGTCGGCACGGAGCTCGTACCACTGCAACTCGAGGTCGGTTTCCTCGACGTCGACGTCGCCAGCGACGGTGTAGAACCACGACTCGAGTTCTTCGTCGACGTCGTCCTCGGCGAGCCCCTCGAGCGGTCCGGTCACCACGACGCTTCGCCACTCGTGGGGACTCGAGTGTTCGTAGACAGTGAGACACACCTCGTCGGTCCTCTCGATGAACGATCGTTTCTTGCTCTCGGCGGCGAAGCCGAGATCGAAGAGCACTCGATCGCTTCCAGAATCGTAGGCGAACGCGACGGGGACGCCGTAGGCTCGACGCTCCGCTGCGAGACAAAGCACGCCGGTCCCGCGGTCGTTGAGGAACTCGACGGCGTCGTCTTCGGACATCGGCTTTCCGTACCAGTGGTCTGTCATCTACGTCACCGTTCGCCAGTGTCTACGTCCCGTGGTAAATAGTCGAGCCGAACGATCGGTGGCCGAGATCGTCGACTCTGCTGAACGATCACGGACTCGAGACAGACCCGCCGCTGGAGTCGTCGTCCCGTTCACCGCCGAGCGACGCCGCCGCTCGCCGCCGTCAACGGCCCAACCATTATCCCGCCGGTCGTGGTACGACGTCTCTCATGGCCGATACGCAGCCGAACGTCCTCCTGATACACTGTCACGACCTCGGCCGGTACCTGGGGTGTTACGGCGTCGACGTCGAGACGCCGCGAATCGACGAACTCGCCGACGACGGTGCGCTGTTCGAGAATCACTTCGTCACCGCCCCGCAGTGTTCGCCCTCCCGCGGAAGCCTGATGACGGGCCGGTATCCGCACGTCAACGGGTTGATGGGACTGGCCCACGGTAGCTGGGAGCTGCACGAGGACGAGCGCATCCTGCCACAGTACCTGCACGACGCCGGCTACGAGACCCACCTGTTCGGCCTCCAGCACATCAGTCAGGACACCGATCGGCTGGGCTACGATCACGTCCACTCCGAGGGGAACCTCTACCCCGGCGTCTCGCCGGCCGTCCACCAGGCGAATCGGGCGCGAAACGTCGCCGACGTCGTCTCGACGTTCCTCGAGAAACGGGCCTTCGACGCGCCCTTTTTCGCCTCGATCGGCTTCTTCGAACTCCACCGCGTCGAGGAGGAACACGGCCGATTCGGGTTCGACGCCGACTACTACGCGACGGACGATCCCGACGAGATCCGCCCGCTTCCCTACCTTCCGGACCGACGCGGGATCAGGCTCGACCTGGCGGAGATGCGGGGGATGGTGTACGCCGTCGACGAGGCGATGGGAACGATTCTCGACTGCCTCGCGGACACCGGCCTCGAGGAGGAGACGCTCGTGGCCTTCACGACCGAACACGGCATCGCCTTCCCCCGGGCGAAAGGGTGCCCCTACGACGCGGGTATCGAAGCCGCGCTCGTGATGCGCTGTCCCGGCCTCGCCGACGGTGGCGACCGGTACGACGAACTGCTCAGCAACGTCGACGTGCTCCCGACGCTCCTCGAGTGCGTCGGCGCCGACGTTCCGGACGGCATCGACGGGCGGAGTTTCTACCCGTTGCTGGCAGACGAGGAGTACGAGGAACGCGAGCAACTCTTCGCCGAGATGAGCTGGCACGACATGTACAACCCGTTCCGGGCGATCCGTACACACCGGTACAAGTACGTCAGGAACTTCTGGCACCTGCCGAAGGTGTACCTCTCGTCGGACATCTTCGCCAGCGAGGCCGGCCGCGAGGTGCGCGAGGAGTATGGCATCCCGCCTCGCCCGTACGAGGAACTGTACGACCTCCAGGACGATCCACAGGAGGACGTGAACGTGGTCAAAGAACCACGGTACCAGGACGTCCGTGTCGACCTCTCGCGGCGGCTCCACGAGTGGATGAACGCGACCGACGACCCGTTGCTCGACGGCCCGCTGCCGCCCGGCGACGACGACGAGATCAGCGCCTGGCCACACGAAGAGTCATCGACCCACGACTGACGTCCGGTGACGAGCCAGCGGCGGCCCGCTCACGCGTCGTGTGGACGCCCCCTGACGAGCGTCACCGCGAGCGGCGAGCGCCTCGCGACGGTCTCCGCGACGGTCCCGAGCACCAGCCGCGCCGCGAGCGAGCGCCCGTGACTTCCCATGAGTATCTGGTCTGCGTCCGCCTCGAGGGCGTACTCGACGATCTCCGTCGTCGGCTCCCCGTAGCTGCTGACCGTCTCGATCGACGCACCGTGGTCGGCCGCGATCGTCTCGGCCGACGCGAGGACCTGCCCGGCGCGCTCGTCGAAGTCGTCGCGAATCGCCTCGAGGTAGGTCCCGTCGACCTCGTCGTGGCTCGACTCGAACGGGAGGTCGACGACGTGCAGGGCGGTTACCTCGGCGTCGGGGAACTCGGCGAGGACGTACTCGAGTGCGGCTTCGGCCTGCTCGGAGCCGTCGGTGGGGACGACGACGTGGCCCGGGAGGTCGCGCTCGCGGAGGGTCGCGGGCGGTTCGGAGACGACCGTCGTCGTGACCGGCGCGCGACTGACGACGGCCTCGCTGACGTGGCCGAGAAACGGCCGGGTGATCGGCGACTCGCCGTGACTGCCCATCACCACGTGGTCGGCCTCGCGCTCGACGAGGCACTCGAGGATCTCCGTGTGGGGTGAGCCGGTCCGGATCGTCGTGCGTGCTTCGACGCCGACCGCCTCGGCGCGCGACTTCGCCGTCGACAAGACGCGCTCGGCGGTGGCTCGCGCTCGCTGTTCCGGCGTCTCGGCGTCGCCGACGCCGGCGTAGTGGTCCCGACCGGTATCGACGACGTACAGGAGCGTGATCGCCGCGTCGGGAACCGACGCGAGGCTGTACTCGAGGCCAGCGGTGGCCTGCTCCGATCCGTCGAGGGGAACGAGAACGTGGGTTGGCATGGTGGGTGAATCTGGGTTCACGATCGGCTGTCGGCGGTCGCGTCGTGATTCGTGGCCCGCACGGATAAACACCGAGCCGAGTTGCCACACCACATAATAGCGCGGCTCGCTCGCGGTCACGGCACTGCCCGCCGTCTCGGCCGTAAGGGATACGGTGGCTGGTTTCGAACCCCTCGAAGATGGACCGTACAGACAGCCGTCTCGCCGGCTTCTCCGCCCGTGGCCGGGCAGATCGGAACCGTTCGGTCGAGCAGGCCGGCGGGCCGATCGACGTCGTCTGCGCCGACGCCGAGCGGCAGGCTGCGGTTCAGGTGGCGACCGAACTCGAGCGACGGGACGACCGGCTGACGGCCGCTGTCGAAACCGACGGTCGAGCCGTCCTCGAGCGCCTCGAGTCGGCGACCGTCGACTGCGTCGTCTGTGGTCGCGAGTTGGCCGACGAAAGGGGGGCCGCGTTGCTCGAGTCGGTTCGCAAGCACGACCGATACCTCCCGTTCGTCTTCGTGATCGACGGCGCCGACGAGGCGTTCGTCCGGGAGACGCTCTCGTTCGCCGGGACGGATCACTTTCGACCCCGTGACGGCTACGCGGTGCTCGGCAACCGCGTCCGAAACGCCGTCGTTCGGTACCGGGCTCGAGCGGACGTGGACGAACTCAGGCGGGGACGAGCCCTGCAGGATCGGCTCACGCGCCGACTCTTCCGGACGGCGATCGACGCGGAACTCACGACGGTCGGCCGAGACGACGCGCAGATCGCCGACGCCGTTCACGGCGCGTTCGATGGCTACGAACCGCTCGTTCGGATCGAACTCGCTCGCTACGACGACCGAGAGCTGACGCCGCTCGAGTCGGCCGACGGCACCGCCCCCCTCCTCGAACGACTCCACGACGATCCCGAGGACTCCGTGCTCGCCGAGGCGGTTCGAACCGGCCGCCCACAGGTCGTCTGTGCGGGCGAAGCGCCGGTGCGGAGTGCCCACCGTCACCTCGACGACGGCGAGTGTCTCACGATACTGGCCGTGGAAGTGAGCCGCGAGCAGTACCTGCTGCTCGCTGTGGTCACGGAGTCGTGTGGGATCGACGAGCACGACCTCCTGGCGGGTATCGCCACCGAAGTCGCTCACGCCATCCACACGACGGATCTGCAGTCGGACCTCCTCCGCTTTCGGAACGCCGTCGAACACGCCGGTCACGTCGTCCTCATCACCGACGAGACTGGGACGATCGAGTACGTCAATCCGGCGTTCGAGCGGGTCACCGGCTACGACCGCGAGGCGGCCGTCGGTCGCACGCCCGCGATGCTCAGCTCCGGCGAGCACGACGAGGCGTTCTACGCCGACCTCTGGGGGACGATTCGCGCCGGCAACGTCTGGCGCGGAGAGGTGATCAACGAGCGTGCGGATGGCAGCCGGTACGTCATCGACCAGACGATCGCCCCCATCGAGAACGCCCGGGGAGCGACGGTCGGGTTCGTCGCGGTCAACCAGAACGTGACCGACCAGAAAGCACGCGAGCGCGACCTGGCGTTTCTCAAGCGAGCCGTCGACCAGGTCGGCGTTGGGGTCGCCACGTACGAGCCCGACGGCCGGGCGACGTACGTCAACCGCCGACTCGCAGCCCTCGTCGGAACGGACTGCCAGGACCTCGAGGGGAGACACGTCGCCGAGATCAACGCCGAGGTCGCCCGCGATCAGTTAGCAGCCCGCTGGGAGGCGTTCGAGGAGGGCGAGACGCGGCTCATCGAGACGTCGTACGAACGACTCGACACGGGCGAGGCGGTTCCGGTCGAGGTCGTCAGTTCACGGATCACCATCGACGACGAGCCGTACCAGGTCGCGACCGTCAGGGACGTCACCGAGCGGAGACGATACGAACGCGAACTCAAGCGCGTTCGTAGCGCGGTCGAACACGCCGGCCACGGGGTCGTCATCACCGACGAGACGGGGACGATCGAGTACGTGAACGAGGCGTTCGAGGCGATGAGCGGTTACTCGGCGGCCGAGGCCGTCGGGGAGACGCCCGCGATCCTCAACGCCGGCGTCCACGACGAGGCGTTCTTCGAGGCGCTCTGGGAGACGATTCTCGCGGGCGAGGTCTGGCACGGCGAGGTCGTCAACGAGCGACCCGACGGGAGCCACTACGTCATCGACCAGACGATCGCCCCGCTGCTCGAGGACGGGAAGCCGGTGGGATTCGTCGCGATCAACAACGACATCACCGACCTCAAGACGTACGAACGCGAACTCGAGGAACAGAACGAGCGCCTCGCCCAGTACGGGCGGATGGTCGCACACGACCTCCGGAATCCGCTGACGTTGCTCGACGCCCACGTCGAGGCGACCGAGACCGTCCTCGAGGTCGATCCGGAGACGCCCGTAGGCGAGCTCGAGGCCGACCTCCGGCGGGAGTTTCGCGACGTCGACGAGCTCACCGACTACATGCGGCGGCTGATCGAGAACCTGCTGTCGATGGCCGAACACGGCCAGCTGGTGCTCGACGCCGAAGAGACCGCACTCGAGCCGGTCGCCCGGACGGCCTGGCAGGAGACTGGAACTGAACCAAGTCGCCTCGTCGTCGACGACGGCACGATCGACGCCGACCCCGAGCGGCTGCGGGAGCTGCTGGCGAACCTGTTTCGAAACGCGGTCGAACACGCCGGCCCGGCCGTCACGGTCCGAGTCGGTCCGCTCGGTTTCGGCGACGGCTTCTTCGTCGCGGACGACGGCCCCGGAATCCCCGCCGACGAGCGCGAGTGGGTCCTCGAGCGCGGTTACACGACCGCCGACGACGGCACTGGGTTTGGCCTCGCGATCGTCGCCCAGATCGCCGAGGGCCACGAGTGGACGCTCGCCGTCACCGAGAGCGAGGACGGCGGCGTCAGGTTCGAGTTCCGGGCCTAGTGTTTTTTGGTCGAACTGCGTGAACGGTCAACACGGATGGCTATCGAGTTCGACCGAACCGTCGAGGAGGCGCCGTTTCACAACCCGCTCGAGGGGTTCGAAGCCGACGCTGTCGAGATCGAACACCGGACAGATCCACTGACGGGCCGGCAGACGCGGATCGTCCCGGACGTCTTCCCGATGCCGGAGGACGAACCACCGCTCGACGACTTCGTCGGCGACGGCGAGGGCTGTTTCTTCTGTCCCGAGAACGTCACCGAGGCGACGCCGACCTACCCCAACTTCGTCGGCGTCGATCGCGGCTCGGTCGGCGAAGCGGTCTCGTTCCCCAACCTGTTCCCGTACGCGAGGGGTTCGAACGTCGTCGTCCTTACCGAGGACCACTTCCGTTCGATCGACGAGTTCACCGTGGACCACTTCGCCGACGGCCTCGCCTGCGCGCTCGAGTACGTCCACGCCGTCAGAGACCACGAGGAAGCGGCGTACGCCTCGATCAACATGAACATCCTCCCCTCGTCGGGAAGTAGCGTCGTTCACCCGCACCTCCAGACGATCGTCGACGATCACGGCACCGAGCAGCTGCGCCGCATCCGTCGCCACGAGCGAGCCTACCACGACGAGCACGGCCGCCGGTACTGGGAGGCTTACCTCGAGGAGGAACGCGACGGACCGCGGTACGTCGGCTCGACCGGCGAGGTGGAGTGGCTCGCGCCGTTCGCCCCGAAACACCAGTGGCACGTCGCGGGCGTCACCGACGTGACGGGGCTCCCGGCGCCCGACGACGACGTCGTGGCCGACCTCGCCGCCGGAATCGTGAACGTCCTCTCGTACTACGCCGAGCTCGGGCTGAACAGCCACAACCTCGCGCTTCGCCTGCTCGAGGACCCCGCGTCGACGGCCGTCGTCGACGTCGTGGCCCGACCGGTCTTCGGCGAGCACTACGTG
This portion of the Natronobeatus ordinarius genome encodes:
- a CDS encoding DUF2062 domain-containing protein, which codes for MLRERLSVYRSRVRRELTAAFDGSHSAHEVAASFAIGIFVTAMPTGGLGIGLFFLLAYWFPWLCRTAMFASVVVLNPLVKPLVYAGSVKLGAVLLGTDPLVLFDVAALDYAVTVVQLLLLGNVLIALALAGVGYVVVLELTRSHRRRHRHSRRLTP
- a CDS encoding GNAT family N-acetyltransferase, yielding MEYRDAGRDDVEAIQRIARASWERDYPDILSRETAAAEAVEEWYGREAIERELETPGSALLVAEDDDEVVGFSHAVVSGGEATILRVYVHPAYRHEGVGSGLLERTIDEATDRAAERVRAMVLSANEPGDAFYRSVGFEPVDTGETVIDGEPYEETVYELGNDA
- a CDS encoding class I SAM-dependent methyltransferase translates to MGFHTFPIDRADALEDPSRYRFCSREELIAALELDDGAAVADLGSGTGFYADDVAPFVETLYAVDVQPEMHDLYREKELPDAVETVTADVSALPFDDDHLDGAYSVMTHHEYASEAAFAELARVLRSGGRLVTVDWSADGPGDDGPSVDERFGLEAVTDQLEEAGFSIELAHNRPETLFVVARR
- a CDS encoding GNAT family N-acetyltransferase gives rise to the protein MPGARIDRGDRIALRTVEREDVPFLQRAFANPEIRYPLGNGIHRTLEEVERRFEDDDQRQFLVCLEPEDANPGTPDGDEVRPIGAVAITGADWRRPELVYWLVPDVHREGYGNEAVSLVLEYVFRVYDTPAVGASVYDHNDASRGLLESLGFTEEGRLRRYRFVDGEYRDLCQYGLLRGEWRRTDASNRN
- a CDS encoding HAD-IIA family hydrolase, which translates into the protein MTTYEAAILDVDGTIVRGERLLEGATQGLRSLEDAGLSRLLFSNNPTRGAAHYRERVGNHGIEIGPENVLTSATVTAEYLASTHDGDAVYLVGEDRLAAIVREAGLEVTTDPTAADLVVGSIDRAFTYDNLGAALEALERDVPFYGTDPDVTIPTDDGTMPGSGAVLAAMAAVAGREPDAILGKPSSIAAEAAMARLEVDPADTLVVGDRLDTDVALGQRAGMTTALVLTGVTTRADLERSEIEPAYVLESLGEVDSILDGE
- a CDS encoding HalOD1 output domain-containing protein, with amino-acid sequence MRSDENTVRKAYDSSSGRPLSDVVLEAIAEVKGEEITKKTCILYDDVDPTGLDLLFADSGSGNTVVTFGCVDCEVTLVAGDDIEVRATLLSDEER
- a CDS encoding metal-dependent hydrolase yields the protein MNKRGHVLNAVLLSVGLGLLLEPSLDLKTLETIVAITIPVTLGALFPDVDTDFGRHRKTLHNLPVLVAFLAFPYYFENLQYVWIGVLTHFVLDVAGSRRGIALFYPLSPTEYNLPFGVPVSSSKADLVTVLVTAGEILIAAAIIYEVPQWGFEMSRQAIGI
- a CDS encoding pyridoxamine 5'-phosphate oxidase family protein translates to MTDHWYGKPMSEDDAVEFLNDRGTGVLCLAAERRAYGVPVAFAYDSGSDRVLFDLGFAAESKKRSFIERTDEVCLTVYEHSSPHEWRSVVVTGPLEGLAEDDVDEELESWFYTVAGDVDVEETDLELQWYELRADDVSGRYLG
- a CDS encoding sulfatase family protein — translated: MADTQPNVLLIHCHDLGRYLGCYGVDVETPRIDELADDGALFENHFVTAPQCSPSRGSLMTGRYPHVNGLMGLAHGSWELHEDERILPQYLHDAGYETHLFGLQHISQDTDRLGYDHVHSEGNLYPGVSPAVHQANRARNVADVVSTFLEKRAFDAPFFASIGFFELHRVEEEHGRFGFDADYYATDDPDEIRPLPYLPDRRGIRLDLAEMRGMVYAVDEAMGTILDCLADTGLEEETLVAFTTEHGIAFPRAKGCPYDAGIEAALVMRCPGLADGGDRYDELLSNVDVLPTLLECVGADVPDGIDGRSFYPLLADEEYEEREQLFAEMSWHDMYNPFRAIRTHRYKYVRNFWHLPKVYLSSDIFASEAGREVREEYGIPPRPYEELYDLQDDPQEDVNVVKEPRYQDVRVDLSRRLHEWMNATDDPLLDGPLPPGDDDEISAWPHEESSTHD
- a CDS encoding universal stress protein, with the protein product MPTHVLVPLDGSEQATAGLEYSLASVPDAAITLLYVVDTGRDHYAGVGDAETPEQRARATAERVLSTAKSRAEAVGVEARTTIRTGSPHTEILECLVEREADHVVMGSHGESPITRPFLGHVSEAVVSRAPVTTTVVSEPPATLRERDLPGHVVVPTDGSEQAEAALEYVLAEFPDAEVTALHVVDLPFESSHDEVDGTYLEAIRDDFDERAGQVLASAETIAADHGASIETVSSYGEPTTEIVEYALEADADQILMGSHGRSLAARLVLGTVAETVARRSPLAVTLVRGRPHDA
- a CDS encoding hybrid sensor histidine kinase/response regulator, which encodes MDRTDSRLAGFSARGRADRNRSVEQAGGPIDVVCADAERQAAVQVATELERRDDRLTAAVETDGRAVLERLESATVDCVVCGRELADERGAALLESVRKHDRYLPFVFVIDGADEAFVRETLSFAGTDHFRPRDGYAVLGNRVRNAVVRYRARADVDELRRGRALQDRLTRRLFRTAIDAELTTVGRDDAQIADAVHGAFDGYEPLVRIELARYDDRELTPLESADGTAPLLERLHDDPEDSVLAEAVRTGRPQVVCAGEAPVRSAHRHLDDGECLTILAVEVSREQYLLLAVVTESCGIDEHDLLAGIATEVAHAIHTTDLQSDLLRFRNAVEHAGHVVLITDETGTIEYVNPAFERVTGYDREAAVGRTPAMLSSGEHDEAFYADLWGTIRAGNVWRGEVINERADGSRYVIDQTIAPIENARGATVGFVAVNQNVTDQKARERDLAFLKRAVDQVGVGVATYEPDGRATYVNRRLAALVGTDCQDLEGRHVAEINAEVARDQLAARWEAFEEGETRLIETSYERLDTGEAVPVEVVSSRITIDDEPYQVATVRDVTERRRYERELKRVRSAVEHAGHGVVITDETGTIEYVNEAFEAMSGYSAAEAVGETPAILNAGVHDEAFFEALWETILAGEVWHGEVVNERPDGSHYVIDQTIAPLLEDGKPVGFVAINNDITDLKTYERELEEQNERLAQYGRMVAHDLRNPLTLLDAHVEATETVLEVDPETPVGELEADLRREFRDVDELTDYMRRLIENLLSMAEHGQLVLDAEETALEPVARTAWQETGTEPSRLVVDDGTIDADPERLRELLANLFRNAVEHAGPAVTVRVGPLGFGDGFFVADDGPGIPADEREWVLERGYTTADDGTGFGLAIVAQIAEGHEWTLAVTESEDGGVRFEFRA